From Neosynechococcus sphagnicola sy1:
GATCGCCATTTAATTTTAATCGATGCTGGTCATTACGCCACGGAGCGTCCGGCCTGTGCTCGCCTGGTAGAAATTTTCCAGAGGTTGGGGTTAGCATGGGTCAGGTTAAGTGCTGAAGATGAAGACTTTCGCTGGTTTGCTCGCCGTGCCGTCAAGAGTCCAAAAAGATGATGCAGGAGCTGTTAAATAATCGCTATCGCGTCCTCCAGATTCTGGGGAGGGGTGGGTTTGGTGAGACCTATTTGGCGGAAGATACCCAAATGCCGTCCCAGCGGCGTTGTGTGATCAAACAACTAAAGCCCGTCACCACCAATGACCAAATTTATCAACTCGTAAAGGAGCGCTTCCAAAGAGAAGCTGCCATCTTAGAAGAACTGGGAGACGGCCATCCCCAAATTCCCCGGTTGTATGCCTATTTCACCGAGATAGGGCAATTTTACATGGTGCAGGAATGGATTCAAGGCCAAACCCTGAATCAGCGCTTGCAGTCCCAGGGGCTCCTGAGTGAGACCGAAGTACGAACCATCCTCATCCATTTACTGCCGGTTCTGGAGTACGTCCACAGCAAGGGGATAGTCCACCGAGACATCAAACCCGACAACATTATGGTGCGGCAGCGGGATGGGAAGCCTGTTTTAATTGACTTTGGAGCGGTCAAAGAAACCATGGGCACCGTGCTCAACTCCCAAGGCAACACCACGAGTTCCATCGTGGTTGGCACACCGGGCTATATGCCCTCGGAACAAACAGCGGGTCGGCCCCTTTTTGCTAGCGATCTCTACAGTTTGGGCTTGACAGCGATCTATCTTTTAACGGGCAAAGTCCCCCAAGCACTGGAAACCGATCCACGCACCGGGGAATTACTCTGGCGGCGCTATGGGGACCACCTGAATCCAGAGTTGGCTGACATCCTCGATCGGGCAATTCAGTCTCACCCCCGCGATCGCTATGCCACCGCCGCTGAGATGCTCGCTGCTTTACAGGCTCTCTCCACTCCCGAGGCCGTGCAGGCTTCCCCGACTTCTGAGTCTACCGTCGTTGCCCCCTCCACACCTCCCCTCTCTGGGTTACCAGGGGGGTAACCTCTAGCCCGCCGAGCCTGCCGTCCCCACCGGTCGTTACTGCTCCGACTGCGGTGCCTGCCACCGTGGTCACCCCTGTAGTGCTCCCTAGCTCCCGGCCCAAAAGTAAAACCGCATTTCTGATTGGGATTGGTGTGGCTGGCATCAGTTTGTTCGGGGCTGTCCTGATCACCCTTGGATTGGTTGGGCATTGGTGGAACTCGGATGAACCCAGTGACCAAGCCGCCCATCTCCCCAGTTCCACCTCCGAAGAAACAACGCCAACGCCGATATCCCCCCCAGCAAATACGTCTGAACCCCCCGAATCATCCCCAACGGAGGTGCCAACCCCAGCAGATAGCCCCGAGATTTCGGAGGGAAATTTTCGGGAACCAAAGCGCTCAATTCTGAACCAATATCCCCCCAAAGTTGTTGATAACTTTATGCGCGCCTGCATTGGAGAGGATAAAACTGAGACAAAACAAGCCTTTTGTCAATGCTCTCTGGAACAGGTACAAGCGACCTACACCCTGCGAGAATTTATTCAGTTAGACCGGGCGATCGCCGCTGGTGAACCGACACCGGAACGCTTTAAAGAGATTATTCACACCTGCACCAAGCCGTAAAAGCCCATGTCTGAGCCCATGATCACGGTGACGGTAAAGCTGTTTGCCATCTACCAGGAAGTCTGTGGTGTCGGGGAGTATCGACTGCAATTGCCACCCCAGACCCCCGTGGCCACCGTGCGCGATCGCCTGCTGTTGGAGCATCCAGAACTGATGCCATGGCGTGATTTCACTCGCTTTGGTGTCAATCTTCAATTTGTAGCCCCCGAGACGCTGCTGCAATCAGGGGATGAAGTTGTGTTGATTCCCCCCGTGAGTGGAGGATAAAGAATTGCCAACACTTTGGAGACAGGATTCAGAATCTTCGGTAAGGTACTGGATGTTTCCTTCCTAGGTTTTATTTATGCCAACCTTGATTCGTTTCAAAACCGTACTCCTGACGACCCTGGTCATGGGGACGGTGGGTTGTTCTAGCCTCAATTCCGACACTCATGTCTATCCCCAGCAGGTGGTCACCAACTTTATGGATGCCTGTGTCAAGTCTAGTAACGGTAAGACGGAAGCCTGCACCTGTGCCATTGACAAGATTCAAGCTGAGTACACCCTGAAAGAATTTGCAAAAATTGACAAAGAACTATCGGAGGGAGGCAAGCCCCCAGAGCGATTCGTGGGAATTGTGAAGGAGTGTACTCAATAGCAGGGAACTTCGGAGTCACCCTGCATGTGGGTGAAGTTTACGTCAGCCAACCCACTTCAGCGAGATTCTCATGTTGCTACTGACCGAGGGTATTCCGGCAATTCCCGACCTCACTCACCCCCAAGATCTGCTGCAATTTGGGCAACAATTGTTGCACCTCAGCCAATGGCTGATCCTACTGCT
This genomic window contains:
- a CDS encoding serine/threonine-protein kinase — encoded protein: MMQELLNNRYRVLQILGRGGFGETYLAEDTQMPSQRRCVIKQLKPVTTNDQIYQLVKERFQREAAILEELGDGHPQIPRLYAYFTEIGQFYMVQEWIQGQTLNQRLQSQGLLSETEVRTILIHLLPVLEYVHSKGIVHRDIKPDNIMVRQRDGKPVLIDFGAVKETMGTVLNSQGNTTSSIVVGTPGYMPSEQTAGRPLFASDLYSLGLTAIYLLTGKVPQALETDPRTGELLWRRYGDHLNPELADILDRAIQSHPRDRYATAAEMLAALQALSTPEAVQASPTSESTVVAPSTPPLSGLPGG
- a CDS encoding MoaD/ThiS family protein; this encodes MSEPMITVTVKLFAIYQEVCGVGEYRLQLPPQTPVATVRDRLLLEHPELMPWRDFTRFGVNLQFVAPETLLQSGDEVVLIPPVSGG